The genomic window TATGAAAACTATGTGTACGGAATACAGCTAAATTACGACGAATGTAATCTTATTATGATATTAAATCTGCGTTATCGCCAGGCTGTTTTCCAAATTTGACGAAAATATCAGTCATGAAAACAGTTATCAGTTATCAAACCCCGTCAGGATTGCTTACTGGTTACTAGTTACTGGGTACTGATTGTTTGAACGATGTTTATTATTTGAGTTTTTTTGGTTGGCAGAAATAATGAAAAATTTAATTATCTTTTAATATATTAAAAACTATTTTTGGTGTAAAAATATTGTTTTCGATTTAGAGTTTTGCTACAGAAGATTACGAAATCATAAGAAGCTGTAATAATAGTTTACATACTCTATTAAGCTTAACATTCCTGATTAGGTTTTATAGATACTTGTGGGTATTCTGGAGTCTAGTTAGGGATTAACAAAAATAAATTACTCGATGAATGTAGGGTGGATTAGCGACAGCTTAAACCAGTTAACAGTTATCTAGATCACTGTTAATTGGAAGTCCCTGATTAAATCCTTGTATATTTTGATTTGTAAAAAATATTGGTGAGTAATCGCTCAACTAAAAGTAACAAATGTCAGCTAAAAACATTCTTTTTCTCGTTCTCTTGCTGTTTATCCCCATTTCCTTGGCGGTGCATTTTCTCGAATGGGGAGACTTGCTAGTTTTTATCACCGCAGGTTTAGCAATTCTGCCCCTGGCTGCTTGGATGGGTACAGCGACAGAAGAAATTGCGGTGGTAGTTGGGCCTAGCTTGGGGGGGCTGTTAAACGCCACTTTTGGCAATGCTACCGAACTGATTATTGCTTTAGTGGCTTTAAATGCTGGGCTAGTTAATGTTGTCAAAGCCAGTATTACCGGCTCAATTATCAGTAACTTACTGCTGGTGATGGGCTTCTCGATGCTTTTGGGTGGATTGCGACACAAAGAGCAGACATTTCAACCAATAGTGGCGCGGGTAAATGCTTCTTCTATGAATTTGGCGGTAATTGCCATGTTGCTACCCACAGCCATGAACTACACTTCTAAAGGCATTGGCGAACAAGTCCTACAAAATTTCTCTCTGGCTGTGGCTGTGGTGTTGATTGTGGTTTACGCCCTCACCCTGCTATTTTCCATGAAAACCCACGCCTATTTATATGATGTTGGTGTGGTAGAAACTGAAATTGAGGAAACCCATACCAAACCCAATATTTGGTTATGGAGTGGGGTGTTGTTAGTCTGTACCCTGATGGTAGCGTTAGAGTCAGAGTTATTGGTTGATACCTTGGAGGTGGCGACTTCCCAGCTAGGTCTGACAGCACTGTTTACAGGGGTGATATTAGTTCCCATTGTAGGTAATGCGGCGGAACACGCCACAGCCGTCACCGTAGCCATGAAAAATAAAATGGATCTTTCTGTGTCGGTGGCTGTGGGTTCTAGTATGCAAATTGCCCTATTTGTCGCCCCTGTATTAGTAATTGCAGGGTGGATACTCGGTCAGCCAATGGATTTAGATTTTCAACCCTTTGAATTAGTGGCTGTGGTTGTATCGGTGTTAATTGCTAATAGTATTAGTTCTGATGGTAAGTCTAATTGGTTGGAAGGGACTTTGTTATTAGCGGCTTACACTGTACTGGGATTCGCTTTTTACTTTCACCCACCTATTAGCGGTATTGGGTAGTAGTTCTCACAGTTGTGTTCAAATCCCCGACTTCTTCGAGGATACATCTAGCGCATAGGGGGTTAGACAGTTCGTAGTAAGGACTTTAGTCCTTAGAAAAATCAGGACTAAAGTCCTTACTACAAAAAAAGCTTATCCATCAATTTAAACTTGACACACTACTAGTTATTTGCCAAAAATTCTTGAACAGTCAGAATCTCAATGTCTCTCCACGGGTTTAGGACTAGCAGATCATCATCTCCTGTCACAATACATTCTGCTTTTCCACTGACTGCTAATTCTAGATATTTGTTATCTTTTGGATCTCGACATTCATTAATCTGTTCAGTCACTTTAATGAACTGTACAGTTTCGGACAAATCCACCAGGAAATCGTTGCGTTCTTCTGGTGTGGTGTATCGATTAAATTTAGGTCGAGCGAGTACCTGTTCTAGTTCCAGCCAAATGGACTCGGACACCAACAATTCTCCTAAATCTTGAGCTTTTTTGAGTGCGCGATTTGGTTTGCTCCCTGGTAATAATACCGCACTAATGATGACATTGACATCACATACAAACCGTCTTTCATTCGTCGTCATTCAAGATTGACTCCAAAATCTCTGGCGTTAAACCTCTTTGGGCGGCTTTTCTGCCAATTTCATCCATTGTCTGCCTGAGCTTGGCAATGGCTTCATGCTTACTTGTCATGGAAGACTTTAGTAAAACTGCAATTCGAGCTTCAATTTGTTCCCGTTTTTCTTCCGAGGCATTGCGGTATGCCTCTGCTACCTCAGACGGCACTTTGATGGTAATTTCTTCTTTAGTAATCATGCTCTGTTACCTTTCATTTTCTCATCTTTAATTATTTGACACTCCTGGACCTAAAGGTACGAGGGTTCTTGATTCATCGGCACACCTTAAAGCTAGAAGGAATTAGGCTCGCTAATTCGACTCCCTCACCAAATAACCCTACCTAAAGGTGGTATTACTCAGCTATGGCAACTAGTTCCAGTGGGCTTGCCTCCCCAAGCGTTCGGGTACTTGCTGAAAGTGCCTTAAAAAGCCGTTTCTCTCTTTCCCCACGTTCCCGTATGCCCTACGGTACGTTGTTTTTTTGGGATAGCCAATTATTGAACTTCACTGGTATCGGCACTCTTTTGAGTCCATGCGTTTTTTAAGAGGTCTTTCGCTCCTCACGCACTAGCATCACTTTACGTCGTAGGTCGAGGGCAGTACCGACGAATCCTGCCTATGCTAGACTACCTCTATAGTGTAGCACAAATATTGCCACAATGCCGAGAGAAAAAACCCTGAGAGTACGACTTTCTGAAGATGAGTTTGAGAGACTTAAAAGCTATGCTGACAGCACCAATAGGATGGTTTCAGAGGTTATTCGGGACTACATTAAAAAACTCCCTAAAAAGCCGTCCTAGAAGCGATGCACTGAGCAGTTCGACAGGCTCACTGTATCACTTGCCGAAGTGGACGGAGCTTGTATCCCATTGTTTTCGGTCAATTAGAAAACCTTGCTATCTAGCGATTTGATTTTGAGGATTTTGAGACATATATTCTGTATGAATAACTACCATCTCCAAACCCCCAAAGTCAACACCCCAGTACCGCCGTAAAGTCAAAAATCAAAGGGCGGAAAGCCATATCTACATTCCCTGGGGGACACTGCGCCAACAGCTACGTTGGGCGGTTATGCGATCGCTATTTATTTTTAGTAGTAATTTTGACATTTTTTGCAATTATTCAAACTAATTATTACAACACTGCTCCCATAAGTAATTTATAAGTCTTAAATCGAAAGATTACACATATAGATATACCGCTTAAGGTGGAATAATTTCTTTTGTATCTAGAGTTTATTATTCTTGTTAACTTTATTAGGAAATTAACCAGAAAATGCCACATTTAGGCAGTTTGGCAGTTGATCAAATGATTAACTGCTGTCATTTGCAGTATCAAAAAATCACTTAGAGTAATTTAAACTCGGCTACATAAAAAGAATCTATAACTCAAAAGTAAGAAGGGCAATATATTCTGAACTCTGAAGCGTGAATTTTAAATTTTCTGCAATTGCTCAAAATTTAACTCACGAGATTTAAGTAAGCACTATTCCGGAATCAATGAATTTTTTCTGTCAAAGGAAATATGGGTGATAGTGACATCAATTACCATGAATGATATTGTCTTGCTGGTGACGGGTGTATTAGCAATCAAGCAACCCTCTCCGTCGATTGTACCCAAGCAGCCTGTAATTCAGCTTGACAATGGCGTGAAAAAAACAACATCTGTTGAGCCATATCAGTTAGTGTCATCTGCAAAAATCACGCCACCTGAATTCGTGCCGCTAAGTGAAAAATCGCCAAATCTTAAATTAGCTTTCAATCCTGAAAATCAAAAAACTCTGGTTAAAAAAGCAGATTTAATCAAAGATGCTTATAGTGTAGATGAGTTCCAAAATTTTCAGGCTGTGAGGGTAAAAGTTCCGCGTCAACCACGCATTATAGCCCAACAAATCCGTAATGAAATTCTTATTGCCAGACGATCTAGAAGGTCTATCAGAAATGTCCCAAATCTACGTTTTGGTAATTCAGGTAGTGCTGTGAGAGTCTTGCAAAGATTATTAGTTGCCAATGGCTATAATCTGCCCGTTGATGGGGTTTATGGGGCGTTGACAGAAAGTGCAGTTAAAGCCTTTCAAGTGCAGCGTAATCTCCAAGTAGATGGCATAGTCGGAACTAATACTTGGAATTCCTTAACGGTATCTTCAAAATAATTTCTAATTCGTAATTGTAATTTTTAATTACGAATTACGAATTACGAATTACGAATTATTAGCGATATTTGTGTTGTTCTAGGAGTGCTTGCGCCCTGGGTTTGTAAATTAAATAGAATAAAGACTCAAGGTAGCGCAATAAGTCTTCGCGTTTTTCTTTGGATGTAAAGTTCCAGAAACCATAAATTCTGGCTAATGACAACAGTTTAGTAGTGTGAATTTTCCAAGTATAAGTGCTGTATACTCGGTCAATTGCTTGCTGAGAAACTACACTCCAATATTGCGGATTTTCCTCACATTTATTGACAAATTCTAAAATTCTTTGGGCTGTTTCTTCTAAATGAGTGGGGTTAATGTAAAAACCGTTCACTTTATTTTGGATGATTTCTAATGGTCCACCAAATTGGGTCGCAAACGTCGGTAAGCCAGAAATCATAGCCTCTAAAATTGTCAAACCAAAGGCTTCAAATAATGCTGGTTGGACGAATATACCTTGGTGGTCAGCAATGACTCGATATACTTCTCCAGAATCATTTTTTGATAGGCGCACACCCAGCCAGCGAATCTTACCATGCAGATTGTACTCGTCAATGATGTGGTAGAGTTTGACGATTTCATCCCGTTCTTCATTGTCGTCTGATTCTTCCACCCGCAACTTACCAGCAATTAAAATTAAGTTGCAATGTTCTTGCAGTTCTTTACTTTGGCCAAAGCATTCTGCTAAACCAGTCATGTTTTTAATGCGGTCGAGACGCGCCATTGAGAAGATAGGACGCTTGTGAGGGTCGTCAAGTTTACCGAAGATTTGGCTAGGGTCTTCTAAAGTAAATAGCATTTCGTCAATGCGTGAGCGATCGCATTCTACTCTATCTTCAGAACGTGTATAGGGAAAATAAGCATTTTCATTTACCCCAGGCGGTACGACGTTAAACTTGGGACTAAATAATTCAATCCCGTTCACCACATGGTATAACTCAGGCATAGTAAAGCATTTGTAAGATTCATACTGCCCTACACTATCTGCTTTGCCGATAATTTCTTGGTAGGTGCTGCTGATAACGAAGTTGGCTGCATTCATCGCAATCAAATCAGCAGTGAATTGCAAAGAAAAATGATATTTATCTTCTAAATCTTGCCAATACAGGTTACTAAACAAGTATTTGGATTTTTCTAAAGCGTGGGCGATATTGCATTGGGTAATTTTCATCCGTCGCGCCAACAAGAACGCCACTAAGTTCCCATCGGTGTAGTTACCCACAATTAAATCTGGTGTACCTTGGAATTCTGCCAGCAGTTCCCGTTCTGAGTCAATGGCGAAGGTTTCCAGATAAGGCCAGAACTCAAATCGGGAAATCCAATTTTGCGTCATATTCGGGTTAAATTCCCGCAGAGGGACGCGCAAAATCCAGGCGTTTTCTGTTCCGTGGACTTTTTCGAGGCGTTGGTTACAAAGAGTCCCATCACTATTGGGAATCAGACGAGTCAGAATTATGACCTTGGGTTGGACGTTTAACCCTTCCAAACCGGCAAGTATAGCATCCTCTTGTAGTTGCTTTTCTAAATTCTTAGCTTGGTCGAGGACATACACCACCTGACCACCAGTATCAGGACGACCCAAAACCCCCTCTTGTCCAAACCATCCATGTGCTGACACCAGAACGATTCTAAAAATCATCGGGACGCGAGAGATGAAGGCTTCGAGAGTTTGGGGGTCTGGTGAGTCGATTAATTCATCGAGAATGTCTAAGGTATCCCGCACACGGGAGGCTGTGTTACCCCAACCTGGTTCAAAACCCATAGTTTGCAATTGCAACCGCAATTGTTCGTAGGGTTCATAGTTGGGTCTATCACTGACAAAGTTGATAGCCTTCTTCACTTGCTGTGACAGCTGCTGTTGTGATTGAATGCGATCGTTAATTAATAACTGGACACCGTTGTAATGATGCAGACGCAGAAAGTTAAATAGGCTTTCTAGCCATTGTTTGGGGTCTTGAAAGAGTTGGCTAGATAGGTAACGGTTGAGGAACTGTACACCCTTACCGATGTTTTTCGGGTCACGGATGACTGGGGTGTAGTCGTAAAAGGGGCCAAAGTCTAACTCTAGCAGATCACCATCTTGGGGATGAAATTTATTGACGAAGCGATCGCGCAAATCTAATAATTCCTGTACCGTCATCGACTCAACATCTAAATCTGCTGTCAGTCGATAAACTTCTTGACTAGCAATCTTGGAACGAATGATAAAACACAGATTGGAGTCTTCTTGAATAATCTCTTGGGTATAGTAAATTAATTTACTCAAATGAGAAGAAGTATAAAATGTCTCTGGCTTCTCAAATTTGGTGCAGTATTCACTATATTCATTCAAGATGTCATTACGCAGTAAATAATTTTGCTCTTTTTGGCGTAATTGACTTATAAAGCTACGTAAATCACTTTTTTCTTCACTATCCAGGATCGTCTGAATCAATTCTGACATAGTATGTCAACTCCTAAATGATGATTTTGCATTCTAGGGTAGCGCAAGCTTCAACCCTATAATTTAGACACGTAAAAACTTAAACAAACACAGATAAATTAATCTAACTGTATTTTTTGTACGTATTAAATCGTGCTATTCTTTACTCAAAATAAAGAAAAATCAGTATTTTTCTGTCTAACTAAAGATAGATAATCTTGAAATTATTGATATATTTTCTATGAATAATAGCTAAATATTCAAAGAAGCCCTAGTTACAAGAACCAAGACTTCAGATAAAGTTATTAAATTTATCAGCAGAACTCAACTTTTTACCCCAAATTGCTGAAGAAAGTTGCCCACAGAGTTCCTGTTACTCCCACCGCAATTAAAACGTTGGTGAAAAATCTGCCTAATTCAGCGTCTTCTCCCAGTCCTTTATCATCTTGACCTGCACTGAAAAATAATGACCAAGCTTGGTTAGCATTGATAGTTTCAAAGTTGTTGAAATCAGGTCTAAATACAACAGTACCAATTAAATCTTTTTGAGGAAAATCAAAATCAGTTTTCATTATTTTATCTCTTGATTATTTATTGAGTGGAATAGTAAAAATTTAGTTACAGGTTTGTCAGCCATTGAATCAAGCCGTTTCCTGTGATGATTTCTACAGCGATGAGTGAAACAAAGCCAATCATAGCCAAGCGTCCATTGAGTTTCTCTGCGTATTCGGTAAAACCTGCTCTTGGGGTTTGATCTACATAAACTTTTGGTTCAATGGCAAAGTTGTTGAGTTGACCAAGTTCGTTCATGGTAAAGCCTTTGTTTGTCATGTCTTTTTTCCTTTGCTTGCTTATGTAACCAAATATAACATTATGTAAATATTTTTTGCAAGAGGTTGACAAAATAAACGTGTAGTGTAAACCGTAGTAAAGAGGTTGGGGATACCGTATTATCTAAA from Nostoc sp. UHCC 0870 includes these protein-coding regions:
- the cax gene encoding calcium/proton exchanger, yielding MSAKNILFLVLLLFIPISLAVHFLEWGDLLVFITAGLAILPLAAWMGTATEEIAVVVGPSLGGLLNATFGNATELIIALVALNAGLVNVVKASITGSIISNLLLVMGFSMLLGGLRHKEQTFQPIVARVNASSMNLAVIAMLLPTAMNYTSKGIGEQVLQNFSLAVAVVLIVVYALTLLFSMKTHAYLYDVGVVETEIEETHTKPNIWLWSGVLLVCTLMVALESELLVDTLEVATSQLGLTALFTGVILVPIVGNAAEHATAVTVAMKNKMDLSVSVAVGSSMQIALFVAPVLVIAGWILGQPMDLDFQPFELVAVVVSVLIANSISSDGKSNWLEGTLLLAAYTVLGFAFYFHPPISGIG
- a CDS encoding putative toxin-antitoxin system toxin component, PIN family, with product MTTNERRFVCDVNVIISAVLLPGSKPNRALKKAQDLGELLVSESIWLELEQVLARPKFNRYTTPEERNDFLVDLSETVQFIKVTEQINECRDPKDNKYLELAVSGKAECIVTGDDDLLVLNPWRDIEILTVQEFLANN
- a CDS encoding peptidoglycan-binding domain-containing protein; translation: MNDIVLLVTGVLAIKQPSPSIVPKQPVIQLDNGVKKTTSVEPYQLVSSAKITPPEFVPLSEKSPNLKLAFNPENQKTLVKKADLIKDAYSVDEFQNFQAVRVKVPRQPRIIAQQIRNEILIARRSRRSIRNVPNLRFGNSGSAVRVLQRLLVANGYNLPVDGVYGALTESAVKAFQVQRNLQVDGIVGTNTWNSLTVSSK
- a CDS encoding sucrose synthase: MSELIQTILDSEEKSDLRSFISQLRQKEQNYLLRNDILNEYSEYCTKFEKPETFYTSSHLSKLIYYTQEIIQEDSNLCFIIRSKIASQEVYRLTADLDVESMTVQELLDLRDRFVNKFHPQDGDLLELDFGPFYDYTPVIRDPKNIGKGVQFLNRYLSSQLFQDPKQWLESLFNFLRLHHYNGVQLLINDRIQSQQQLSQQVKKAINFVSDRPNYEPYEQLRLQLQTMGFEPGWGNTASRVRDTLDILDELIDSPDPQTLEAFISRVPMIFRIVLVSAHGWFGQEGVLGRPDTGGQVVYVLDQAKNLEKQLQEDAILAGLEGLNVQPKVIILTRLIPNSDGTLCNQRLEKVHGTENAWILRVPLREFNPNMTQNWISRFEFWPYLETFAIDSERELLAEFQGTPDLIVGNYTDGNLVAFLLARRMKITQCNIAHALEKSKYLFSNLYWQDLEDKYHFSLQFTADLIAMNAANFVISSTYQEIIGKADSVGQYESYKCFTMPELYHVVNGIELFSPKFNVVPPGVNENAYFPYTRSEDRVECDRSRIDEMLFTLEDPSQIFGKLDDPHKRPIFSMARLDRIKNMTGLAECFGQSKELQEHCNLILIAGKLRVEESDDNEERDEIVKLYHIIDEYNLHGKIRWLGVRLSKNDSGEVYRVIADHQGIFVQPALFEAFGLTILEAMISGLPTFATQFGGPLEIIQNKVNGFYINPTHLEETAQRILEFVNKCEENPQYWSVVSQQAIDRVYSTYTWKIHTTKLLSLARIYGFWNFTSKEKREDLLRYLESLFYLIYKPRAQALLEQHKYR
- a CDS encoding chlorophyll a/b-binding protein, translating into MTNKGFTMNELGQLNNFAIEPKVYVDQTPRAGFTEYAEKLNGRLAMIGFVSLIAVEIITGNGLIQWLTNL